In the genome of Meles meles chromosome 2, mMelMel3.1 paternal haplotype, whole genome shotgun sequence, one region contains:
- the SLC25A37 gene encoding mitoferrin-1 isoform X2, with protein sequence MADKGFAAAQAIFPTLSLWGSGDFTPILFCWSRLHLSSSKGWRIAGSMATLLHDAVMNPAEVVKQRLQMYNSPHRSALRCIWTVWRTEGLGAFYRSYTTQLTMNIPFQSIHFITYEFLQEQVNPHRGYNPQSHIISGGLAGALAAAATTPLDVCKTLLNTQENMALNLANISGRLSGMANAFRMVYQLNGLPGYFKGMQARIIYQMPSTAISWSVYEFFKYFLTKHKLDSRTPY encoded by the exons ATGGCTGACAAAGGATTTGCTGCAGCACAGGCCATCTTTCCCACCTTAAGCCTCTGGGGATCTGGGGATTTCACCCCCATTCTCTTCTGTTGGTCTCGATTGCATCTGTCTTCGAGCAAGGGCTGGA GGATAGCTGGAAGTATGGCCACTCTGCTCCACGATGCGGTAATGAATCCAGCAGAAG TGGTGAAGCAGCGCCTACAGATGTACAACTCGCCGCACCGGTCCGCCCTCCGCTGCATCTGGACAGTTTGGAGGACCGAGGGCTTGGGGGCCTTCTACCGGAGCTACACCACGCAGCTGACCATGAACATTCCCTTCCAGTCCATCCACTTTATCACCTACGAGTTCCTGCAGGAGCAGGTCAACCCCCACCGGGGCTACAACCCGCAGTCCCACATCATCTCGGGCGGGCTGGCCGGGGCCctggccgccgccgccaccaccccCCTGGACGTCTGTAAGACCCTCCTCAATACTCAGGAGAACATGGCCCTCAACCTGGCCAACATCAGCGGCCGGCTGTCGGGCATGGCCAATGCCTTCAGGATGGTGTACCAGCTCAACGGCCTCCCTGGCTACTTCAAAGGCATGCAGGCCCGCATCATCTACCAGATGCCCTCCACTGCCATTTCCTGGTCCGTCTACGAGTTCTTCAAGTACTTTCTCACCAAGCACAAGCTGGATAGTCGAACTCCGTACTAA
- the SLC25A37 gene encoding mitoferrin-1 isoform X3, with protein MATLLHDAVMNPAEVVKQRLQMYNSPHRSALRCIWTVWRTEGLGAFYRSYTTQLTMNIPFQSIHFITYEFLQEQVNPHRGYNPQSHIISGGLAGALAAAATTPLDVCKTLLNTQENMALNLANISGRLSGMANAFRMVYQLNGLPGYFKGMQARIIYQMPSTAISWSVYEFFKYFLTKHKLDSRTPY; from the exons ATGGCCACTCTGCTCCACGATGCGGTAATGAATCCAGCAGAAG TGGTGAAGCAGCGCCTACAGATGTACAACTCGCCGCACCGGTCCGCCCTCCGCTGCATCTGGACAGTTTGGAGGACCGAGGGCTTGGGGGCCTTCTACCGGAGCTACACCACGCAGCTGACCATGAACATTCCCTTCCAGTCCATCCACTTTATCACCTACGAGTTCCTGCAGGAGCAGGTCAACCCCCACCGGGGCTACAACCCGCAGTCCCACATCATCTCGGGCGGGCTGGCCGGGGCCctggccgccgccgccaccaccccCCTGGACGTCTGTAAGACCCTCCTCAATACTCAGGAGAACATGGCCCTCAACCTGGCCAACATCAGCGGCCGGCTGTCGGGCATGGCCAATGCCTTCAGGATGGTGTACCAGCTCAACGGCCTCCCTGGCTACTTCAAAGGCATGCAGGCCCGCATCATCTACCAGATGCCCTCCACTGCCATTTCCTGGTCCGTCTACGAGTTCTTCAAGTACTTTCTCACCAAGCACAAGCTGGATAGTCGAACTCCGTACTAA